From the genome of Paracoccus seriniphilus, one region includes:
- the flgK gene encoding flagellar hook-associated protein FlgK, with the protein MSIATALNNALSGLTATAKGTETVASNLANVMTPGYARREVALSSQAPGGGMGGVRIDGVARLVDANLVSGTRLASAAKAETSVLADFFAEMGAVIGMPGEESSLGTALSEFQSSLQSAASRPDDDLRLEQVVDAAMRLARALNDSSRAVQDLRTMADAAIAADVAALNEGLETVAMLNRQIARSLAKQDDVSGLEDQRQATIDRISEIVPIQEVGRDHGAVALFTAEGAPLLDGSRPAQISYTSVGQMTPGMVVETAPVGRLVLNGEELSEGRMQLFAGGTLSANFDIRDEHAPRIQEELDALAFDLHERILSADLSLSSVDTGLFTDAGSRASAGGMTGLAVRIDVNLAVKPDSGGVWRVRSGLAAPVAGAVGDSSFLTAMCDAMNSIRSADAFSPFIGNASLQGRFADLEARVATRRVNAESDATMRSSQWEVVSGALMADGVDSDAEMQRLLQYEQAYAANARVVQAIEEMMDQILRI; encoded by the coding sequence ATGAGCATTGCAACTGCGTTGAACAATGCACTGTCGGGTCTGACCGCGACAGCCAAGGGGACCGAGACGGTCGCGTCAAATCTCGCCAATGTCATGACGCCTGGCTATGCGCGCCGAGAGGTTGCGCTGTCCTCACAAGCTCCGGGCGGGGGGATGGGCGGCGTTCGCATCGACGGTGTGGCGCGGCTGGTCGATGCCAATCTGGTTTCAGGAACCCGACTCGCCAGTGCAGCCAAGGCCGAAACATCCGTCCTTGCAGACTTCTTTGCCGAGATGGGTGCTGTCATTGGGATGCCCGGTGAAGAATCCTCGCTGGGAACAGCGCTGAGCGAATTCCAGTCTTCCCTGCAGTCGGCAGCCTCACGTCCGGACGACGACCTTCGGCTCGAGCAGGTGGTGGACGCTGCCATGCGACTTGCACGGGCATTGAACGATTCGTCGCGGGCTGTGCAGGACTTGCGGACAATGGCTGACGCGGCCATTGCGGCGGATGTTGCGGCTCTGAATGAGGGGCTTGAAACTGTCGCCATGCTGAACCGGCAGATCGCGCGCTCCCTTGCCAAGCAAGACGATGTGTCCGGGCTGGAGGATCAGAGGCAGGCCACCATTGACCGCATCTCGGAAATCGTTCCGATTCAGGAAGTCGGACGGGATCACGGGGCGGTTGCCCTTTTTACCGCCGAAGGCGCGCCCTTGCTGGACGGCAGCCGTCCCGCGCAGATCAGCTATACATCGGTCGGCCAGATGACCCCGGGAATGGTCGTCGAAACAGCACCGGTCGGGCGTCTTGTCCTGAATGGCGAGGAGTTGTCTGAGGGCAGGATGCAGCTCTTTGCGGGAGGGACACTGTCTGCGAATTTTGATATTCGTGATGAGCACGCCCCCCGGATCCAGGAAGAACTGGATGCTTTGGCCTTCGATCTCCACGAACGGATTCTATCTGCGGATCTATCGTTGTCTTCCGTGGATACTGGTCTCTTCACTGATGCTGGGAGCCGGGCCTCTGCAGGAGGAATGACAGGCCTGGCGGTGCGTATTGACGTCAATCTTGCGGTCAAGCCGGACAGTGGTGGTGTCTGGCGTGTCCGCAGTGGTCTTGCCGCGCCTGTCGCAGGAGCGGTCGGTGACAGCAGTTTCCTGACCGCCATGTGCGATGCGATGAACAGCATACGGTCAGCGGACGCCTTCAGCCCGTTCATCGGAAATGCCTCTCTTCAAGGACGTTTTGCCGATCTGGAAGCTCGCGTCGCGACACGTCGCGTCAATGCGGAAAGCGATGCAACAATGCGCAGCAGCCAATGGGAAGTCGTGTCAGGCGCATTGATGGC